The DNA region CTGGAATAGCTATGATTTGGATCACATATTGGCTATTGCCTATAGATTTTATGTTACTATTCAGTTTGAAACGTATATTCATTTGGTGCAGACTTGTGGTGGTAGGAGACTATTACTGTGGTAATTTGCAATTTGACCAAAAAATTGCAAAACCTGCTTCATGGACAGATTTCATGTCCAGCGAATTCCCTTTCCAAAAAATAGCTTATATGTATATCCTGGGAGGATATATAGACAAGGACACTGTTTGAGTAGTTCACACTTCATAATCATACAAGCCATGACTccatatcttttatttttcaaaatccCATTGTCCTTACATACAATTTGGAATCACTTGTTTCGCACACTGATAATAATAGGTTAATTGGGGTCTTCTTGAAAATTTTGTTCTTTATCTACTATTGTGGGTTATGACTCATGTGTTATCAATTCGAAGGGAAGCAAATTCAACTTTTGTTTGAATAAGAATGGAACTTGGAGTATCATGCCCTTGTTTTCATCACTATTTCTCCATTATATGTTATCAATGAACTTTCCATGTAACCTTGTATTTCACTTCTTTTTCAGAGTGTAACAGTACATAACTTCTACTTCGGAGAAGGGTCAGACAGGACAGGAGTTCCAACTAAGATGCTGACAGTGAATTGCTCAATGAGAATGACAGTGCATAACCCTGCACCATTTTTCGGTATTCATGTCAGCTCCAAGCCAGTGAATCTAATGTATTCTGAGATTGTAGTTGCAACTGGTGAGGTAAGAATTTTACCACTGACGGCTACCCTTGGATTTAGAAGCATTGGTTTGAGGCGAACAAAGGGAAAATATGCAGAAGAGAGCTTTCTACTTTTGATGTTGATAATGCTCACCACTCTTACTGGTAAATTTATGTTGTTGCAGGTGAAGAAATATCATCAACGTCGAAAGAGTACCAGTACAGTGTATGTCAACCTGCAAGGAAGCAAGGTTCCTTTATATGGTGCTGGTGTGAACTTAGCTAGCTTGGTGGAGGTGGACGATCGGAAAATACCAGTGAGGCTTGTCTTTGATGTTAAATCAAGAGGAAATGTTGTTGGGAAGTTAGTGACTTCTAAACACACAAGGCATGTCTCTTGCTCAGTTCCTGTTGATTCCCACAACAACCACCCCATCAAACTAAAAGAGAATGCATGTAGATACTTCTGAATGGTTTTGGTGTAGGATCAACCGAGCAACTAGTTTCTTGTGTGCTATACTTCAATTTATTCAGCTGACTTGATATTTCGTTTGAGACATACTTATGAAGGAATGGAAAATATACTAGTAGAGATTGTGAGAAAGTATTAGACAGATTATTGAAGAAAAGcatcttaattttaattttgagtaGAGATATATGCAGATGGTTATCGGTTGCTAGATATAAATATCTCAACAATTGAATTTGATTTTTGTTGAAGGAATATAACATGCATAACAGTGTACAATCAACCGACTTTGGATTTTTTGGACAATACAAAATACCAACTGAATTCCGGAAGAGTGAACAAGTTTTAGGGAGTTGATAGATACTCCACTCTACCCCGATTCTCATCAAAATGTGCTTGATTACTTACTTTCAGATATTTGAATCCAATGATGTAAATCGCTTAAGAGCATCTCCATCTCAAAAATGCCAAAACTAATACACTCTGAGTCTCTGACACTGTTGGAGCAGCATGAAATGGACGCGGCGACACAATGGTGTACACAAAGAGGAAAAAATGAGCAGAAAAGGaccaaaaataataataaaatattgatAGTAATAATCGTTGATGGAGAtgaataataaaatattgtGAGGTTCATTAAAGAACCTTTTTAGAGTTATTGAGTTAGAAAGAAAAGTTAATAGAATTGCTTAAAATAATGTAGATGATGTAACATTATgagaaattgtaaaaaaaatgctaTAAAATTAAATGTAGAAACAGTAGTGAGTGTTTTAGATATGCTCTAATAGCTTCCAAATCTTATTTCTGGAACATCTTTTTCCATTTTGTATTTTCTTAAATTTAAGTATCGGAGGTTGAAAACTTCGCTACTGAAATCATTATCGAATTTCATAACCCGGTATATTGTATTTAACGCTCCCAAATTTTTAAATTTGGTATTCAATTTTAAGCTATCAGATTTTAGAATCGAATATGCTAGAAATACTTACTGATTTTAATTTCCGGTACATGAATTAAATGATTTACATACCGAAGGTAATATAGTAGGGAGAATGTTGAAGAAAGTGGTGATGAAAATTGTGGAAGATGATGGTGAGGGAGAATGGTAGTGAGGAGAATAGTGGAACTGTGAAGGGATGATCAAAGGATTGAGTAGAGGCCTAGAGGGTCTATGAGATGGGTATTTTTGGATTTTAGAAAAATGAGTGGGTGAGAATTTAGGTGTGGATGCTGTATGTATCATTTCGCTAAGTTCTATTCCGCACGGGCATTTTGGTCCCCAAAGGCATAGAGTTACCCTCCATTTACAAGGTTCTTTGAAGGTTAAAATATTTGAACATTCAATTATTAATAGCGTGCAAAAAAATGAACTAAAATAATCATTCTACTAAATACTTATACGAATCCCTTACACCCAAAACTCATAGAAGGGAAATGTTGAATAGGATAAAGCTGTATCATTTTCATCAATCCAATCATATCATTAAAAGCATGTTCAAAATTCGCCCCAAGTTTGGGAGCCAAAAAACTGATATACCATAATGCAATTCAGTGTATGCTGTCAAAATGTTACCCAGTACGTTGGTCCTATTGTGGATATTCAGGCACTAATCTCTCAAACTCTTCACATGTAAGTCTCAACATCTAATGATGCTAAAATATTACATAACCAATTACACTAAACACCAGCAGCTAATACATTCCTCCAACTCTCCCACGTCCCACACCACCACGCCTATCATCTCTTCCACGATTCACAAACATATCCCTGCGATAGTCTTTTGCCGGCGGGCCACCTCTTATAGGGGAACGGCTTCTCTCTCTCACGTCACGAGCCCACCGACCACCACGATGGTGAGGAGCTGACGGCAAAAGGGGTGCAGGGGGTGACAGTGGCCTCCTATCAAATCGTGCAGCAGGGGGTGACAATGGTCTCCTATCAAATCGTGCAGCAGGGGGTGACAATGGCCTCCGATCAAATCGTGCAGCAGGGGGTGACAGTGGCCTCCGATCAAATCTTGCAGCAGGAGGTGACAGTGGCCTCCTCTCAAATCCTTTCCTTTCATTTGCGAGAACATCTCTAACACGATCTCTACTATCCCAGTCCAAAGGGGGTGGCCTATCAAACTTGCTTCTTCCCCTGTAAGGATCTTCTATGTAATCCAGGCGGTCTCTATGCAAAGAGGGATCTGGAAACCGACCTTCATGCCTCAGAGGTGGCAAAGCAGCAGCAGATCCGTAATCTCTAGGGCCATCCCTTCCTAACCCACGAAGAGGAGATCTATTATAGCCATTCATAGACCTTTCTGGAGAATGGTCTAATGGAGGACCAGGGAATCGTCTTTGAGGAGCATGAAGTGGTGGAGGAGAAGGATAAGCCCTTCGAGGACTTCCAGCAGGAGTTGGACGAGCCCTATTACAGCTGTTACAATGGTCCCGCCTTGCAAAGTTTAGATTACCACATCTGCAAGATAGAAGAGGTAAAAGATTAGATCTTCAAAGCATAATCAAAACAAGCAATTCAGATTAGCTGTTACTCCTGCTTGGATGTTTAACAACCAGaatcataaatttaaaaaagttCAGGCAAATAAACAGATAGGTATGCCCAACAAGCAATTCCAATGAAAATGTAAGTCTAATCACAATCAGAAACACAAGCACTTACAGGCCATCAGGACAAATCCAATCTCCCTCCCTAGGACGCACATTGGGATTATTTCTACCTTCCCCTCTAGCATGTCCAGGACCGAAGCTAGGCCCATCAAATGCTCTACCAATTGGCCTGCCACCTACTCTACCTCGAGCATGTGGGGGTGAAGGGTCTCGATGTCTGCCAGGATCTCTCCCCCCTCCATATCCACGGCTTCGTGACAAGTGATTGTAATCAGAACTAAGGCGATGATCTGCATCTCTACGGTGAACAGGAGATGAGGAACCTGCACGGATTCTATACCCTGGGAAAACAAAGACAGTGAAGTCTGAGCAACTTGCAGGCAGTAAGAGAAAATTTAGCATCACAATCTATAGTAGACCCAAAACATCGTGATCATGCAACTGCCATATAATCAGTTTGACATTTCAAAGGAAGGCTACCACCACACAGGGCTCATCCTCCTCATTGATAACGGAAATTTAAAAAGTGTGAAGTGCTCATGAAGTTCACATGACAACACCTTCAATGTCCCTTCCCAAATACCTGATCCATTTACCATAATGTAAACAGGTTCTATGAACAAGGCTTCCCACTAATACATAAGCTACACACTTTATATCCTTGATACCAATTCCTTTTATCTCTCAATATTCATAGACCATGATATAGTTAAATACACAAATTATTTAACTTAGGCATCTGAAATACCAAACCCAAATTAAAATTCAGAGCAGCAGCAACCTAGGAACTGCAGTATAAGAACTGACTTGAAAACCCGGTAAGAGTAAGAGCACTCCCACAAAACCTAATCCAACATGATAAACAATAGACCGATGTCATTTCACCCTTTATAAAGTAATCAATCCCCAGAGCTCATTATCAGAACATATGGCACAAGGAATAACCACCACCAACTGCCACCAAAGTGCAACGATCTCAAGGTTTAATACCATGCACCCTATCAGCCACTTGTTGGTCTCTTTCTGGAACCATCTTTTTAAGTCAGCTGTGACAGCCAAAGGGAGACTCAAGCAACATAGTTCATGACTTTGCAGcaaaccacacaaaaaaatgGCCCAGGCAGACAAACCCCATTGAAGCCATGTACAATAATACCAGCAACCAATTCACCCGTTTTCAGAATAAACTAGCCCCCAATTAACTTCAAAACAACAGGAGAAAGAAGTGCATTCCTACATGTTTAGATGATATGCATCCCTTTTGCTGTACCATATCAATGTCCCCCAGTCAATGCATCAATAGGAAAAATATTTATGGTTCAGCAGACTCCATGTTGTAAATAAATAACCATCTGAATCATCCCTAATTAACgaaccaaagaagaaaaaccCACACAAAGTAAAATGAAAACCACCAGCCAAAAACAAGCATTGCAAGGATTATTCCAAAAGTAAACGGCACACATGTAGCTTGAATTGAAATAACCAGATGTTCAATAACAAAAAAGTCAGCTTCTGCGAAGGTATCAAATCAATTCCCCCACCCACCCACTTCTTGCAGCAGAACCTAGATATAGAAGACAAATATTTTGGTTATAGCCTAAGATTATTCACCATGAACAATTTGTAACAGTCAATTTCTGTCCTCTACAAATCCTCTGACCACATTGATGTTCTAGTGTGTTGCCATGTTAGGCCATGTATGGCAACAACTTCAAATTGTACCCCAGATTCCATTAACCCAAAACTGTCTTCACCTTCACAATATCCCAAACCAAACATATAACCATGACCCCGCAAAATGAGAACCAGTGCAATAGAGTTCGTGCTGTAATACCCCCCATAAGTTCAAGCAGAATGGACAATTTCCATCGTCCAACACGCTTACTAaccattttaaataaaaaaacattccCAGATCATGACCCAAATCTGAGTTCACAGCAACATGCCTTCCTCTAGGCCCAATATCTTGCAGGCAACATCAGAGCTGTAACACACAAATGCAAATTTTATTCACTGTTGACACTGCATAATCGAAAGGAGATCCATGTGTGGCTGAATTAAATGAATAGACAGAAGGTCTAACAAAACCCACACCGGCATGTACATCGGTCAAGAGTCAAGAccatgaaaggaaaaaaaaattaataaaacaaCGAACTGGAAGCAATCTTCTCTCACCTAAGCCCCAAAAAAACCAAATACAACAAATGCAACAACTCAATTTCACTTGAAAATCACGTAAACAGAACTCAGCTTTACACCAaccagggttgttaatggcggatagcgtagtgtagcggcaagcccaaaaaacgATATTTCAAGCACTATTGCAGCGCTATAGCGGCAAATAGCGGTGAACCCTCAGGGCGCCGCTATTTCAAGCACTATTGCGCTACGACGCACTATTAACAAGCCTGACGCCAACTATGAACAACAAATGCATTTCAATAGCAGGACAGCACATAGAAACAAAAATGTCAGCAATAATCAGATTACGACATCAATCAAATTCAATACTTATCAAACcacaaaattcaacaaaaatttAGACTGTAAACAAAATCTACCACATAAGCAAACTATTCGAAAgcagaaacaacaaaaaaacagaaCCAAACCAGCCTCAACAATTCCCAATCAGCACCATTTCAATCACTACTGTGCTACTCCATTTTACATATAAATTGAAGCAAATCACATAAACGAACCAATCCAGCACCTTCATCGAAATTCAAAAACCTAAACCCGATAACAACAAGCACCATTAGGGTAAAGGAGTGAAGGGAATAGGAGAACAAACCAGGGTCATCGGGAAATCGATCGGAGCGGGAAAATGGGGGAGGAGGGTCGCGGTGGAGTTCGCCAGACTCGTAATCAGCGGCGGCGGTGGTCTCGGTGTGGGAGGGGCGGACGACGAGGCTGCTCAAGAGCGGTGGTTGGTGGTGGTGTGACGGAGCTGAATCCTTGTCCCTGGACGAAGCCATAGCAATAGCACCGTGCTCTGTGTTGTGGGAAAAGAATTTCTAATCCACCTTCGATCACCAAGTGGTGAATATAAACCCTAGAGCATATGCTTGTATTGTTCTTCTTGTGAAATTACGGAAATAGACAATGAGTGTAGTTTATCTTTACGacgtaaaaaataaaaataaagcatAATCGtggtaattataaaaataaaaataatcgtGGTACTGGTTCTGGCCTCGTGGCTTGGAATCACAAAGGTTAAGCTAGCGGAGGCAACCTCACCCCTGTTGGTTGAATCATTTTGCTTTAAGTGGACACTTCGTTTAGCAAATGAGCTTGGCTTTAGGACTTAGGAGGGTGCTCCTCGAGAACTTAGCTTTAAGACTTAGGAGGAAACTCCATTTAGTAAATGAGCTTGGCTTCAGGACATTTCATTCCGTTCCGTTATGTTCTATTATGTTCCGCTCCATTATGTACTATCAATCCAAACGAAGCCGAAGAGATGTAATAGGATAATGAAAAATTATGTCATATTAACTGTAATTTTGGGAATTGGGAAGTGAAGCGTAGGAAGTATAACTTTAGCAATTATTATAAGTGATGTTTTGTATTagcaaatttatatttttcaaaataattaataaataaaacatatgTAATTTTACATtcctaaaattgaaaaattaatttgtatttACTCATGATTGATAGATTTTTTATGACTTATATATCAATAGGTATTGTATAAATTTGCTCTTCACTCATTATTTCTTCTTTATAAAAAGAATGTTTTTATTATTTCGACCTTTGAAGTGAATTATCAAATGTGATACTTGTCAAAAGaagattaataaaaaaaattgataatttgTGTAATATATTAAAGTCTCTTTAAGATTCTTGtcaaaagaaaatcattttaatattttcgcCTTAGGCCATCTATAAATAATTTGGGGcctaaggaaaaaaaattaataaaataaatatttttcgcATTGGTCGTATATTGATATTTTTGGGGTCTAAGGCGAAAATATTTATTGTATAATATATAATTcggaaaaaaaatgagaaaattaaaGGAGACAATGATTGGAAACTCTCTCATCTCGTTTAGTTCAATAGAAAGTGAGAAGAGATAATATAACTGTtatgtaaaataattttttaaactatccatataaatataattgggaaagtagaaaaatagaagaaataaaatatagagCTCATTTCTTCTCTAAGGGGGCGTTTGTTTCACGGATTGGAAAAGGATTCCCGGGAATGTTTGGGCCGGAATCTACATTCCAGTGTTTGGTAgcagatttgaaaaaaatattcccGGGTATCTTTCATTCCTGGTAAGTCATATGCCCATCCAGAAACATTTCTCATTCCTATGATGGAGAGGTGGGTAAGTTGAATCCTGAATAGAAGGGAATGTGATTTTTGGTGTGAAATCTCTGAATTGCCACTACCCACTACTCACTACCAACTACCCACTACCCATGTCTTTTACCGCGAAGGGTATTTTAAGAATTTTACTATCTATTCCTAGGAATATACATTTTGAACCAAACATATATTGTAATTATACCCAGGAATGTTGGAAAAGATTTCCGGGAATTGATTTTGTGAACCAAACAGATTTTTTAAAGATGTCTGGGAATAGCATTCCCATCATAATATTCCCGGGAACAACATTCCCAGGTATCCTTTTCCAATCCGTGAAACAAACGCCACCTAATTTGAGGGATCTACAAAAAGTGGGTGAGACCCACACCTTACAAATTTTATTCTCAAACTCTCGTCTCTCCAAGCAAGGGGAGATTCCTCATATCTTATCTAACTCTCTTCTCACTTTCTCACTTCTCTAATTCTATTCTAACAAATAAAATGGAAGAGATCTAAAGTATGATTCTTTTGAAACTCTTCAGATTTTGTTGCAATGATGAACTAGGAAGACTAAGCTTAGAATTAAGAGAAGATTCTAAACTCAGCCTTTTTTATACTCACATGAACATGAGTTTTACAAAGGTTTTTTAGGCTACATATAGACGAGCTCTTTTAACCTTAATCCATTCGTTTTGTATCATGTAGCTAACAACTGTCGCGATTCAGGGCAATGACcttatcaataaaatatattaaacactAACAATTAAAAAGATTCACAATAGTTAAGTTgattgctccaaggcttcagATTGTCAATTGCTTATGGTTACCGAAGgcctgacagtgtaaaataattttacacagacatccaattgaattccgtcaaatcagaaaatatcttattcttttaattaaaattaaagtcaaatgtaattatctctcctatgtggcatgctttggtaggatgactgtgtaaaactattttacactgtcagtgcatatccattaaactctaaaattatttgtttttgaagaaaacttctttatattaatatttacgAAATTGGAAATTGACACTTAAATTTTTACAGTAAAAAAATATGATAGGTTTTGAATTTAATCCCTATATTATTTTTGGATTGCTATTAATTTCCGAAAAgttactaaaaaaaaattccaaaaagTATGTGAAAACAATCAAAACATCCTATTTATTTTTACCTTTTGTTCAACCAAATAAGATGAGTGAGTATATGCCACTCCATTTCAATTAACTTCATCtcttactttaaaaaaaaaaaacttcatctCTTGACTTCTctcaaattctttttttttaacatagaACATATATTAAAATCAAGAAGTCATAGAGGCAGTTACATCAGACGCAACCAAACTGAAACAATCCAGGAGAATCTCCTCAATCCAAATGCAGTTGGGATGCCTTGAGGAGTTCTTAGCCAAATAATCAGCTACAGATTTACCGGATCGACGAACAAAAGACAAACGAAAACTAGAAAAATATAAAACCAAATCCTTACATCCTTAagaatagaaataaaataagaagCTCCCTGCAAAGTATTTGGACCTGCACAAGGTATCTCATTTGAGCCAATGGATACTTCGCCGGGAAGCATCACCACTCCAATAGAACCTGCTAATCATCCGCTCAATACCTGCTCAGACAACATAAAACAAGACATAATGTAGGAAGGAATAGCTTGAGCCACAGCTTTAACCATTTCCTCCCTCCCCATACGGGAAAGAGATCTCTGTTTTAGACTTACCAATAATGGTTGGTAACCCCAAATATTTATCATAGCTTTCCATCGCCTTTATATTCAAAAGCCTTTTGAGCACATCGAAGCGGGGACTAGGCACATTTCGACTACTAGATAGCATCGACTTGTCAAAGCTAATGACTTGACCAGAAACCCTCTCATAGGAAGCAAGTATTTGTTTAACACAAGCTGCCTCCTCCAGGGTTGCCGTAGTAAAGATAAcactatcatctgcaaaaagaAGGTGAGAAACAAAAGGAGCATTACATGCAATCTTAATGCCAGAAAGGGTGGATCGAGCTAGTTCCCTCTGAATCAGAGCTGAAAAAATCTCTCcacataaaataaacaaatatgGTGATAGCGGGTCACCTTGTCGCAACTCCCTTCCCGGATCAAAAGACATTTGGGGGTTACCATTAAGCATCACCTGAAAGCGGACAGAAGTCACACAACTCATAATAAGGTTAACCCAACTAGTGGGAAATCTCATATGAACCAACACACTACAAAGAAATGGTCATTCAACCCTATCATAGACTTTTGACATATCAAGCTTTAAAGCCATATGCCCATTTCGGCCAGAACGTACACTTTTCATTTTAACTAGGCTTAGGGGATTTTAATGCAGTGAGATCTCCCGACGAACGGAAGGGGCTGAGTGTTGGTTCTTCTTCTCAGCGACGAGAAATGGAGGATTTTAATTCCTTTATTGAGGAGGCAGAGTTGATTGATTTACCTTTATTAAGGAGGAAGTTCACATGGATGAGACCGGGAGGTCAATCAATGAGCAGAATAGATAGAGTTTTGATTTCAGCGAGATGGTATGATTGTTGGCCTGGCAGCAAGTTAGAAGCTTTAAACAGAGACGTGTCCGATCATTGTCCTATTTTATTGAGGTCATCAATCATAAATTGGGGTCCGAAACCCTTTCGGGTCCTAAATTTCTGGTTCGAGGATCCAGGTTTTAAAAGGTTTGTGGAGGAAAATTGGAAGGGTTTCCAGATTAATGGGTGTGGGGCTTTTGTGTTAAAAGAGAAGCTTAAACTGTTGAAATTGAAACTTCAACAGTGGAACAATGAGGTCTTCGGCGACATCAATAAGAGATACTTAGAAATTGTGGAGGAAATGAATAACCTTGATCAAAAGGCTGAAGAGGTGATGCTAGATGAAAATGAATTGGCGATAAGGAAGTCTTTAGGTGGTGATTTCTGGAAAGTGGCCCATATGAAGGAATCTCTATTAAGGCAAAAGTCTCGAATTATGTGGGTGAAGGACGGGGACGCTAACACTAAATTTTTTCATGCAATGGTGAATGCCAGAAGAAGGTCAAATGCTATATCCGGTGTACATGTGAATGGTGAGTGGATTGATGACCCAAATCTGGTCAAAAGGGAGGTGAAGGACTTCTTTTCCATGAAATTCAAGGAGTTTCATTGTGAGTCCCCGGTTCTTGATGGGGTTCGGTTTAAAACCCTTAATCAATCTGATTCTAAGGAATTGGAGAAGGAGTTCTCTATGGAGGAGATAAAATCTGCTGTATGGGATTGCGCAAGTGAGAAGTGTCCTGGGCCAGACGGATacaatttcaattttataaaGAGATTCTGGGATCTGGTTCAAGGGGATTTTAAGCTGATGGCTGATGATTTTTTCCGGATGGGTAAATGGCCAAGAGGGTCAAACTGCTCCTTCATATCCCTAATACCCAAGGTGGACAGTCCTCAAAGTCTTAATGAATTTCGTCCTATCTCTTTGGTAGGATGTATGTATAAGGTAATGTCGAAAATCCTAGCCAATAGAATTAAAACTGTGATGCCCAAGGTAATCAGTGAGTGTCAATCTGCTTTTGTCGGAGGGAGAAACCTTCTTGACAGTGTTCTTATAGCTAATGAGTTGGTACATGATGCGAAGGTGAGGAAGATGCCTACTTTTGTAATGAAGGTCGACTTTGAAAAGGCATATGATTCCTTAAAGTGGTCCTTCCTGTTCTATATGTTAAGGAGGCTGAATTTTGGTGATCGGTGGATTGGGTGGGTGAGGAGTTGTCTAGAATCTTCTTCCATCTCGATTTTGGTTAATGGAAGCCCCACATCTGAATTTATGATGGAGAAAGGAATTAGGAAAGGGGATCCCCTTGCCCCCTTCCTTTTTCTTGCTGTGGCGGAGGGACTGAGCGGCTTGGTAAACCAAGCGGTAGTGCAGAATAAGTTTATTCCTTACAAATTTGATTCTGTTTTGCAGGTACAAGTGGGGCTGCTACAGTTCGCCGATGATACAATCCTCACTGGTGAAGCTTCTCCCTCTAATGCCTTCTTGATTAAAAGTATCCTCAGAAGTTTCGAGTTGGCGTCGGGATTGAAGATCAATTTTGCTAAAAGCAAAGTTGCTGGCATCTGTGTTGATGATAGATTAATCAGATGTATGGCGGCTATCCTGAATTGTAGCGTTATGAGGATCCCATTCGTATATTTGGGTCTCCCAATTGGTGGCAACCCTCGCCGACTCTCTTTTTGGACCCCGATTATCAACAAATTGCATGGAAGATTGTCAAGGTGGAAACAGAAATCACTTACTTTTGGTGGAAGAATCTGCCTTATCAAGTCAGTTTTTTCATCCTTACCACTACATTTCTTGTCATTTTTTAAGATGCCCCCCGGGATAATCAAAAGATGCAACAGTATTATGCTGAATTTTCTTTGGGGAGGGGCTGATGGTGTTCGAAAGACAGCTTGGGTAAGCTGGGACAATATTTGTAGGCCAAAGTCAGAAGGTGGACTAGGTGTGAAAAACTGGAGGCTTTTTAATGTGGCTTTACTGGCGAAATGGAGATGGAGGTTAATGGTAGGTGATTCAGGTTTATGGAGCTGTATTTTGAACTATAAATATAAAGGAGGATATCACGAGAAGGCCTCAATTTGGTGGAAGGATCTCTTCTCAATTTGCTTTGAGAGCGGAAGTAGCAATTGGTTTGATGAATCAATCTGTCGAAGGTTGGGAGATGGTAGCAGTACGCTGTTCTGGTACATTGACTGGTGCGGTCATGGCGTTCTAAAAGATAAATTTCCAAGGTTGTTCAGTCTTTCAAAACAACAGCAGGCTTGCGTGAGTGAGGTTGGCGTTTGGGTGGCAGGAAGGTGGCAGTGGAATTTGGAATGGCGAAGAGAGTTATTTGGCAGAGAATTGGGTATGCTAAATTGTATGTCTTCCTGGCTGAATGGTTTCTCACCTACTACAGGCCAGACAGATCGGTGGACATGGGTGAGGGAAGGTTCCGGTGTATTTTCTGTCAGTTCAGCGTATGACTATCTTCGTGGTGATGGGGCTGCTTCTGAATCAGAGATATTTAGCAAATTATGGGCTATCCAAGCTCCTTCCAATCATGTGGCGTTGGCCTGGAAAATTCTTATTAATCGTATTCAAACGAAGGTTAATTTACAAAGAAGGAATGCTCTACATCCCTCTGTTTCTAACCACTGTGTTCTGTGTGCTCAGCATTAGGAAACCTCATCACATTTATTCTTCTCATGCCCGGTGGTTTGGAGGATATGGATGCAGGTGTATTCGTGGTTGGGATTCTATACAGTTCTACCAGAGGAAGGAGTATCTCATTTCTCTCAGCATGTGGTGGGTTGTGGCAGAATGGATAAAATTCTCAGAATGATTTGGGTGGCTACAGTGGCTTCGGCTTGGTCATTCAGAAACAAGGTTATATTTAAGAATGGGATAAGTGACAGTTCTGGAATTCTTGAGTTAATACAATACCAAAGCTGGCTGTGGTGCAAAGTGAAGGTGAGTAATTTTCA from Lotus japonicus ecotype B-129 chromosome 2, LjGifu_v1.2 includes:
- the LOC130738981 gene encoding uncharacterized protein LOC130738981 produces the protein MMHAKTDSDVTSFGASSPPRPVYIVQSPSRDSHDGEKSPSMHATPASNSPMESPSHPSYGHHSRESSSSRVSGSYNNSSVLGKKGDRKGNDRGWPECKVIEEEGGYGDFYREDKGLSRRTQFFLAIVGFVLVFTLFCLIIWAASSPYKPQLSVKSVTVHNFYFGEGSDRTGVPTKMLTVNCSMRMTVHNPAPFFGIHVSSKPVNLMYSEIVVATGEVKKYHQRRKSTSTVYVNLQGSKVPLYGAGVNLASLVEVDDRKIPVRLVFDVKSRGNVVGKLVTSKHTRHVSCSVPVDSHNNHPIKLKENACRYF
- the LOC130738982 gene encoding pH-response regulator protein palI/prr-5 isoform X1; this translates as MASSRDKDSAPSHHHQPPLLSSLVVRPSHTETTAAADYESGELHRDPPPPFSRSDRFPDDPGYRIRAGSSSPVHRRDADHRLSSDYNHLSRSRGYGGGRDPGRHRDPSPPHARGRVGGRPIGRAFDGPSFGPGHARGEGRNNPNVRPREGDWICPDGLCGNLNFARRDHCNSCNRARPTPAGSPRRAYPSPPPLHAPQRRFPGPPLDHSPERSMNGYNRSPLRGLGRDGPRDYGSAAALPPLRHEGRFPDPSLHRDRLDYIEDPYRGRSKFDRPPPLDWDSRDRVRDVLANERKGFERRPLSPPAARFDRRPLSPPAARFDRRPLSPPAARFDRRPLSPPAARFDRRPLSPPAPLLPSAPHHRGGRWARDVRERSRSPIRGGPPAKDYRRDMFVNRGRDDRRGGVGRGRVGGMY
- the LOC130738982 gene encoding pH-response regulator protein palI/prr-5 isoform X2, with translation MLNFLLLPASCSDFTVFVFPGYRIRAGSSSPVHRRDADHRLSSDYNHLSRSRGYGGGRDPGRHRDPSPPHARGRVGGRPIGRAFDGPSFGPGHARGEGRNNPNVRPREGDWICPDGLCGNLNFARRDHCNSCNRARPTPAGSPRRAYPSPPPLHAPQRRFPGPPLDHSPERSMNGYNRSPLRGLGRDGPRDYGSAAALPPLRHEGRFPDPSLHRDRLDYIEDPYRGRSKFDRPPPLDWDSRDRVRDVLANERKGFERRPLSPPAARFDRRPLSPPAARFDRRPLSPPAARFDRRPLSPPAARFDRRPLSPPAPLLPSAPHHRGGRWARDVRERSRSPIRGGPPAKDYRRDMFVNRGRDDRRGGVGRGRVGGMY
- the LOC130738984 gene encoding uncharacterized protein LOC130738984 isoform X2, translating into MLNGNPQMSFDPGRELRQDDSVIFTTATLEEAACVKQILASYERVSGQVISFDKSMLSSSRNVPSPRFDVLKRLLNIKAMESYDKYLGLPTIIGIERMISRFYWSGDASRRSIHWLK
- the LOC130738984 gene encoding uncharacterized protein LOC130738984 isoform X1, encoding MLNGNPQMSFDPGRELRQGDPLSPYLFILCGEIFSALIQRELARSTLSGIKIACNAPFVSHLLFADDSVIFTTATLEEAACVKQILASYERVSGQVISFDKSMLSSSRNVPSPRFDVLKRLLNIKAMESYDKYLGLPTIIGIERMISRFYWSGDASRRSIHWLK